A section of the Castanea sativa cultivar Marrone di Chiusa Pesio chromosome 12, ASM4071231v1 genome encodes:
- the LOC142620511 gene encoding uncharacterized protein LOC142620511 yields MTINISECFNGVLKGARGLPIAAMVEFTWSKLVAYFHDRHKKITEDLSRGKVWSDYAMEIYNKNAQKTPSHTVRNFNHETGVYQVLTPYNNHRGGGGNHSHEVHVFDRICGCGKWQNLKIPCSHVIKVLQGLHLDATSYIDPCYSLNNFIHTYSHHFVVPKSESLWRDVRGPRWVPDPQLLRAKGRPVASRIRNEMDEVRRERGSRREDPDLREIQPRQRCGVCHQEGHNRRSCPNSRGASTSGSATN; encoded by the coding sequence ATGACAATCAATATCTCTGAGTGCTTTAATGGGGTACTTAAAGGTGCCCGCGGTTTGCCCATTGCGgcaatggttgagttcacttggtccaaacttgttgcatatttccATGATCGACATAAAAAAATTACGGAAGATCTCTCTCGAGGTAAGGTGTGGAGTGATTATGCAATGGAGATCTATAACAAAAATGCGCAGAAAACCCCAAGCCACACTGTGAGGAATTTTAATCATGAAACTGGTGTATATCAAGTGCTTACCCCGTACAACAACCATAGAggtggagggggaaaccacagtcatGAAGTGCACGTATTTGATAGAATATGTGGTTGCGGAAAGTGGCAAAACTTgaagatcccttgttcacatgtAATTAAAGTTCTTCAAGGTCTGCACCTCGATGCGACCAgctatattgacccatgttacaGTTTGAACAATTTCATTCACACATATTCACATCattttgtggtgccaaagtcagagtcattgtggagggacgTTCGCGGACCACGGTGGGTGCCTGACCCACAGCtattgcgggccaaaggtcgtcCTGTGGCCTcaagaataaggaatgaaatggacGAGGTACGACGAGAACGGGGAAGCCGGAGGGAAGATCcggacttgagggagattcaaccgAGGCAGCGATGTGGAGTGTGTCATCAAGAAGGGCATAACCGCAGAAGCTGTCCCAATTCCCGTGGGGCTTCGACAAGTGGTAGTGCTACAAACTAG
- the LOC142620510 gene encoding serine/threonine-protein phosphatase 7 long form homolog — translation MPHGEVTITLQDVEVLLRLPVDSDAITGSTQKTWVDVCRDFLGFQPRNEGNHKQLTGQRILINRLLEQVANPLPPNAEEDQLHKYARCYILALLGDTIFMDKSGDRVHLMASEDTSQIGGCLLLVHYWAWARFPYLCPAVEHGPPMGAYDPPVRGSLSLKWLWIPNKKNRPAHIFRDRWCGSHMKLS, via the exons ATGCCACATGGTGAGGTCACCATCACATTGCAGGATGTGGAGGTTCTTCTCAGGCTTCCTGTTGATAGTGACGCTATAACAGGGAGCACGCAGAAAACTTGGGTGGATGTGTGCCGGGACTTCCTTGGCTTTCAACCTAGAAATGAAGGCAACCATAAGCAACTTACTGGCCAGAGGATTCTCATCAACCGGCTTTTGGAGCAAGTTGCTAATCCATTGCCACCTAATGCTGAAGAGGATCAGCTGCATAAGTACGCacgatgctacatcctagcactactgggggacacaattttcatgGACAAATCCGGCGATAGGGTGCATCTAAT GGCAAGCGAGGACACCAGTCAGATTGGTGGGTGCTTACTGTTGGTCCATTATTGGGCATGGGCTAGGTTCCCCTATTTGTGTCCAGCAGTTGAGCATGGCCCGCCAATGGGTGCTTATGATCCTCCAGTGCGTGGTTCATTGTCCCTGAA GTGGTTGTGGattccaaacaagaaaaataggcCCGCCCACATCTTCAGGGACAG GTGGTGTGGCAGCCATATGAAGCTGAGTTAG